ACTGGTATGGAACAGGGCAATGAAATTTTCCGTAGGGCAGGGAAGACAGGTAAGAATCGGCAGGGGGGCTGTCACCTTTGTTGGCTTGACGCTTCTGATATTGCTTGCCATTCATATTTATGGTGCTCTCACTACGCCTCTTTACCTGGACGATCCGGAGGGGAAGATCATCGAAATCAAAAGGGGAATGAATATCAGTGAGATTTCTCTCCTTCTCAAAAAAGAGAAAGTTATTCGGGACGTCTGGTTATTTAAGCTGCTGACCAGGGTAAAGTATGGCATGGTGATCAAGGCGGGAGAATACCGGATGAATTCAACCATCAATATCCTGCAGCTTCTCGACATGCTTGAGCATGGCAAGGCTCTGTGCCATAAGGTCACGGTGCCGGAAGGGCGCACTATCCGGCAGATTGCTGAAATACTGGCAGAGCGCGGTATGGCTGACGCGGAAAAATTTATCGAGACAGCCAATGATCCGGCTCTGGCCAGGCAGCTTGGTATTCAGGCTGAAAGTCTGGAGGGGTATCTTTTTCCCGACACCTACTGCTTTACCAAAGGATTGCCTGAAAAATTGATTATCGAGGCCATGGTTCTCCGGTTTCACCAGGTTATTCCCAGGGAATGGGAAGAGCGGGCCAGGGAGATAGGATTTGATTTTCACCAGATTGTTACCCTGGCTTCGCTGATTGAAAAAGAGACTTCCTGCAAGGAAGAGAAACCTCTTGTGTCGGCTGCCTATCACAACCGGCTCCGGGACGGCATGCGCTTGCAGTGTGATCCGACCGTCATTTACTCACTGGCAAGCTTTGGCGGAACTCTGACCAAAGAGCACCTGTCGATTGATTCTCCCTACAATACCTACCGCATATACGGGCTTCCGCCCGGTCCTATTGCCAATCCCGGTAAAGATTCAATCTGGGCAGCCTTGCATCCTCTTAATATCGGGTATCGCTATTTTGTGTCAAAAAATAATGGAACTCATCAATTCTCTTTCACTTTAGAAGAGCATAATCGAGCTGTAGAAAAATATCAAAGGCGGAGGTAGTTTCATGAAGTTACGAATCGGGATTCCGAAAGGGAGCTTACAGGAAGCGACAATTGCCCTGTTTCGGAAGGCGGGATACCATATATCGGTAAGTCAAAGGTCATATTATCCGGTAATTAACGATTATCAGATGGAAGCCATGCTTATCCGGGCTCAGGAGATGGCCATTTACGTCCAAAACGGGGTCCTGGATGTCGGATTGACCGGCAAAGACTGGATACTGGAGCAGAACGCCGATGTACACGAGGTTGCCGAGCTGATTTACGGCAAGGAAGGTCTGGCTCCGGTCAAGTGGGTATTGGCTGTCCCGAATGATTCCGATATCCGGAGCATCCAGGATCTGGAAGGAAAGAGAATCTCCACGGAGCTGGTCAACTTTACCCGGAATTACCTCCGGAAAGCGGGAGTCAATGCCGAAGTTCTTTTTTCCTGGGGAGCTACGGAGATCAAGGCCCCGACCCTGGCCGATGCCATTGTCGAGTTGACCGAGACCGGCAGCACGCTGCGGGCCAATAATCTTCGCATTGTCGAGACCCTGATGGAATCCACCACCCGGCTGATTGCCAATAAATCTGCCTGGAACAACAACTGGAAACGGGAGAAAATCGAAAATCTGGCCTGCCTGCTCCGGGGATCGCTCCTGGCTGAAGAAAAGGTCGGCCTCAAAATGAATATTACCCAGAAGGATCTGGACCGCATCGTTGCCCTGCTTCCAGCCATGCACACTCCGACCATATCGACTCTGGTGGATAAAGAATGGGTAGCCCTGGAAGTGGTCATCGATGAAAAAGTCGTGCGCGACATCATTCCGGAACTGAAAAAAGCCGGAGCTACCGGGATTGTCGAATATCCCTTAAGCAAGGTGATTCCGTAAGGCCATGCGAGAAAAGATTCTCATTGCCGAAAGTAATCCCCGGTTTCTGGGCAAGCTTTCAACCATTCTGATTCAGAATAACTATCAGATCATTGCCGCCTCGAAGCAGGATGAGTTGCTTGAGCATGTTCAGAAAGACTCCCCGGATCTTCTTCTCTGGAGCTATTCCATTCCCTTTCTGGATGATCCCGGCCTTCTGAAAAGCCTGCATCAGAACCATGAAAATACATCGATTGTTTTTCTGGTCAATCAGGAAAATGAATCCCGGATCAGGGATCTCATCTGCGACGGAGCGGATGACTATCTGGTTGAACCCTTCGACGATTCCCAGGTTCTGGCCGTTGTCGGCAATGCCCTGAAGTTTCGCC
The bacterium genome window above contains:
- the mltG gene encoding endolytic transglycosylase MltG, whose product is MKFSVGQGRQVRIGRGAVTFVGLTLLILLAIHIYGALTTPLYLDDPEGKIIEIKRGMNISEISLLLKKEKVIRDVWLFKLLTRVKYGMVIKAGEYRMNSTINILQLLDMLEHGKALCHKVTVPEGRTIRQIAEILAERGMADAEKFIETANDPALARQLGIQAESLEGYLFPDTYCFTKGLPEKLIIEAMVLRFHQVIPREWEERAREIGFDFHQIVTLASLIEKETSCKEEKPLVSAAYHNRLRDGMRLQCDPTVIYSLASFGGTLTKEHLSIDSPYNTYRIYGLPPGPIANPGKDSIWAALHPLNIGYRYFVSKNNGTHQFSFTLEEHNRAVEKYQRRR
- the hisG gene encoding ATP phosphoribosyltransferase, whose product is MKLRIGIPKGSLQEATIALFRKAGYHISVSQRSYYPVINDYQMEAMLIRAQEMAIYVQNGVLDVGLTGKDWILEQNADVHEVAELIYGKEGLAPVKWVLAVPNDSDIRSIQDLEGKRISTELVNFTRNYLRKAGVNAEVLFSWGATEIKAPTLADAIVELTETGSTLRANNLRIVETLMESTTRLIANKSAWNNNWKREKIENLACLLRGSLLAEEKVGLKMNITQKDLDRIVALLPAMHTPTISTLVDKEWVALEVVIDEKVVRDIIPELKKAGATGIVEYPLSKVIP